The nucleotide sequence TATCATAAACAATCCTTTCATTTTCTTTAAAGCCTGAGGCCTCATCAATAAAATTAAATTCTATAGCTTCAGGAATATCTGCAAATAAAAGGCTTTGACTATAAGACTTCGTATTTCGAGGAGTAAACAACTGAACGGGACTTAATCTTTCGACATCCTGTACAATCGAAAACTTACTGTCTATTTTAACGGCATCGGCTCTGGCAGTATGCGTTATCATCGTAATCAATTCCGAAAGAGTTGCCTTATCGGAAAGAACTGCGTTACAAGAATATTTTTTTTCATCGCACCATAAAGCCCATTTTTCAAAGCTTTCCCAATCTATGTCTTCATTTGAGACCGGATTAGAGTTTATCTTTCCTTGCAAAACATATTTTAAAATTGCTGCGGGATTTGAGGTCAATTTCTCTTCCCACGAAGCCGGGCCTTCTCCATTTCCTTTATGTGCAGGGATTTTAGTTTGAGCTATAAAGTTTAAAGAATCTATTATGCCGTTAAGGCGTTCTGTTGCCTTTATTTTAAGTGCAACTATTGTCAAATTCTTTTGTCTTTCAAAACGGATTGGCCTGTCATCTGTGAAGGATCGAACGCTTCCTACATAAACGGCATCAACTATTTTATTGTCTTCCGAGTCTTGAGTAATACGGGTAAACTTTAAAGTATATTTATCCGGAAACAATCCCTCTTTTGTTATTTGAAATCTTTTTGTTTTTAATTCTTTTCCTTCGATTAAGTTTTTATCGCCATTAAAAAAACCTAATAACGAATATTCCGAATCAGGAGCATTTTCTTTTTTATAATAACAGGCAACTTCTACAGAAGCACTCACTATATCTTCTTTGTCGTTATATTTCCCAAGACCTGAATAAAAGAAAATATCTACATTTATCTTTGTAGTTTTTGAAGGCGTTGTTCTTACTATACTTCCGTCTTTTCCATCTTCAAAAGAATGTTTCAATAATTGGTTTATATTTTCATCTTTTACTGACCTTTTATAAAATGAACACTCTTCTCCCGATTTTAAAATCTGTAATTTGACAGCAGAATCTTCTCCTGATAGAATTTTATCTATATTTTTTGTTTCTGAATATTCTTTTAATAAAGTGTCCCCTAATTTAATGGAATCTTTTTCTATCTCTATATCGTTATAACCTGCACAAAAAAGCTGTATTAAATATTGATCGTTTCCTTCAATTTCAAAATGAGGATTGGCAGCCATGTCAGGATATATAAGATGTCTTCCTAAAACAACAGGAATGAACCCTAATTGATTGGCTCTATTTTTAGCTCCCCTTATGGAAGGGTTTTGCTTAGGTTTTTCTCTGTCTTTTAAATTTGGAATATCCAAGTTTAATAAGACAGCTCCGCCTGCAAGCATTCCTATTCCCGTTCCTATAAGAGCGACACCCACTCCGGTCAAACTTCCCAAAGAAATAGCCGTTACTAAAATCCCTGCAAGGATTGCCAATGCTCCGCCTATAGCCATTCCTTTGCCAGTACTCGAAGGACTTGATCCTGCGCCTCCCGGATGTACTGCAATATAAACAGTTTGTCCGTCATTAGGGGTTTTATTTATATCTTTAATTATTTCATCTTCGATTAAAAAGTGTGCATGTTCTATCGGCAACCCTATATTAAGTTCTTCATAAAGTGAGTATAAAGGTTTCGGTTCACTTTCTTTTATAATTCTTTTTTTTGCATCAAAGGGATGAACCTTTGCGATAATTTTTATTGACACGGTAATACCCCTCCACTCTTCCCCTTATTTCGGGTGAGCTTAATTTTTGTAAAACGCTCCCCGATTTTTCGGTTGTATGAAGTATAAACCCGTCTCCTGCGTAAATGCCTATGTGTGAAGGAAGGCCTTGATAGTTAAGTAAAACCACATCTCCTATCTCCGGAGTATCAAGCTTTTCTCCTGCAATCAAAGGCTTATTTATTTTAAAAATTTCTTTTGTTTCTTTTACATCGCAAGCATTTTTATAATCGGATAAAAGAAGAGGTAACTCCGTATCAAATTCAAATTTATAAATCAAATATAAAAGCCCGTAACAATCGCAAGAAGTTTTGTCTCTGCCGTTTGAAAGAAAAGGAATGCCTATGTATTTTTTTACCCAAGGAGCAAGCATTAAAAAAGTCCCGGAAAATCTTTAGGAGTAAAACGGCCTTCAGGAATATTTCTGTCAAACAAATAAAAATCGTATAAGTCGCCTTGAACGGTTGCCTTATCTACAGATACATTCCGCAAGATAAACTTTAAAGGCCCTTTTTCTATAATGTCGGGAGTGTCCGCCAAAATAATTATAATCCTTGCCGTTATCTTTTTTCCGATTCCTTTTGTAATAAACTGCATTATACGGCTGTCTATATTGTCTATTGCAAGTCGGCAGGTTTCGCTTCCCGTTTCGTTTTTTTGGGAAGGAAGAGAAACGGTAAACCCGCAAGCCGTATATCGCTTCCCGCTGGAGATAATATCTTCATTATTGTTTACAAACCTCCAAGCCTCTTCTCCTTCAACCTCTATTTCCAAGCAATATAAAAAGATCTCATCCGTTTCGTTTCTGTTTAAGGCCTCTATGGCTCTTTTTGAAAGTTTTGTCATGTTTAAAACTCCTCCAGCGTAATTGTAATATCATAAAGCCCGGCTCCATTTGAAACTTCTTTAATAGGCTCTATCATTCTAAACTCTTTAACCTGTAAACTTTGAGGGTGCTTCATATTGAATCTTCTTGTTCCGTAAGCTATTACACGCCTGTAAAAGTCTTCGAGAATCTTTTGCTGTTCGATTGTAACGGTTATATTGCCTGTAATTATTTTGGTTGCTCCCGTGTAACGCCTTCTCATTTTTTTAGGCCCTGCATCCATTTCTGTTCTTATAACCGGATCGCTGTAAGATGCCGATAATCCTTCAAGCTG is from Treponema denticola and encodes:
- a CDS encoding DUF1833 family protein, with translation MTKLSKRAIEALNRNETDEIFLYCLEIEVEGEEAWRFVNNNEDIISSGKRYTACGFTVSLPSQKNETGSETCRLAIDNIDSRIMQFITKGIGKKITARIIIILADTPDIIEKGPLKFILRNVSVDKATVQGDLYDFYLFDRNIPEGRFTPKDFPGLF
- a CDS encoding C40 family peptidase — its product is MLAPWVKKYIGIPFLSNGRDKTSCDCYGLLYLIYKFEFDTELPLLLSDYKNACDVKETKEIFKINKPLIAGEKLDTPEIGDVVLLNYQGLPSHIGIYAGDGFILHTTEKSGSVLQKLSSPEIRGRVEGYYRVNKNYRKGSSL